The region TACGCCGTGCCTGATCTCGATGCCGCCGATCGAGCACAGCCACGCCACTTCTCGCTGCGCAAAATCGTCAACGGTTTTATAGGCAGCAATGCCGTATTCGTTCAGACCGCCGGCTTTCTCGTGGGCGTCGTAAACGGTCACGTTATGGCCCGCCAACGCAAGCCGATGCGCACACGCAAGTCCGGCCGGTCCCGCCCCGACCACGGCGACATGCCGCCCCGTTTCAGCCGCGCGCTTGAACAGCACCTCGCCGCGCGCCATCGCCCAATCGGTCGCATGACGTTGCAACGCGCCGATCGCCACCGGCTTCGCGTCCTGATGGTTGCGCACGCAAGCACCCTCGCACAGAATCTCGGTCGGGCAAACGCGCGCGCACATGCCGCCCATCGGATTCGCCGACAGAATGTCGACGGCCGCTCCCTTCAGATTGCCGTTGCTGATCTTGCGAATGAAACTGGGAATGTCGATCTGCGTCGGACACGCGTTCACGCACGGCGCGTCGTAACAGTAATGACAGCGGCTCGCCGCCGCGGCCGCGGCACTCGCGTCGAGCAACGGCGCGATATCGGAGAACTCGCACGAGAGTTGATCGGCCGATAGGCGCTGAGCCGCAATATCGCCGGTTTGCTTGATGGCCATACACGTTCCTTCTTCGATGTGAGGACGTAGCCGCTCCCACCGGCTGCGCTGAAGCGGAGCCGGGGCGGCATGTTTTATGGGCACTACGGTGAGGCTGGTGAATCAACCACAAACCGCAACCGCTACTGCGAAAGCGTTATGAAACCGGCTCGCACGCTCTTCCGAGCATGGCGTGCAGCAAGACGTTAGCGCCCGCTTCGATCCATTCGAAGGTGGCGTCCTCGATCTCGTTGTGACTGATCCCGTCGACGCACGGCACGAACACCATTGAAGTCGGCGCGACTTGCGACAGATAGCAGGCGTCGTGTCCCGCACCGGACACCATGTTGCGATGCGAATAGCCGAAGCGTTCGGCCGCGGCGCGCACGGACTTCACGCAGGCTTCGTCGAAAGCGACCGGCGCGTAGTAAAAGATCTGCTCGAGTTCGGTTTCCAGACCGATGCCGCCCGCGATATCCGCCACGCCTTGCCGCAACGCGGCATCCATCTTCGCGAGCACCGCGTCGTCGGGATGACGGAAGTCGACGGTGAAGAACACGCGGCCCGGAATCACATTGCGCGAGTTCGGATAGACCTGCATCATGCCGACCGTCGCGCAGCCGAATGGCGCGTTATCCAGCCCGATGCGATTGACCAGATCGACCACGCGCGCGGCTCCGAGCAAAGCATCGCGACGGCGCGGCATCGGCGTCGGACCCGCATGCGCCTCTTGCCCCGTCAGCGTGATTTCGTACCAGCGCTGACCTTGCGCATCGGTCACCACGCCAATGGTTTTTTGCTCGGCTTCGAGAATCGGCCCTTGTTCGATGTGCAATTCGAACGCGGCATGCAACGGACGGCCACCGCAAGGCAGATCGCCCGCATAGCCGATGCGTTTGAGCTCCTCGCCGATGGTCTTGCCGTCCACGTCTTTGCGCGAGAGGCCATAGTCCAGCGTGAAGACACCGGCGAACACCCCCGAGGCAACCATAGCGGGCGCGAAGCGCGAGCCTTCTTCGTTGGTCCAGATCACCACTTCGACCGGATGCTCGGTCTCGATGCCGTGATCGTTCAGACTGCGGATCACTTCGAGTCCTCCGAGCACGCCGTAGATGCCGTCGAAACGGCCGCCGGTCGGCTGCGAGTCCGCGTGCGAGCCGGTCATGACCGGCAGCGCATCGGGATTGCGCCCGGCGCGGCGCATGAACACATTGCCCATCTGATCGACACTGACCGTGCAACCCGCTTCCTTCGCCCAACTGACGATCAGGTCGCGCCCCTGCTTGTCGAGGTCGGTCAGCGCCAGCCGGCAGACACCGCCTTTGGGCGTCGCGCCGATCTTCGCCATCGTCATCAAGCTGTCCCACAGCCGCTTGCCGTCGACCCTGATCGACGTAGCGGGTTCTGCCTGCTTCAGCGCTTCGGATACCGCGTTCATTCGTCTCGCTCCTTTCGGTGAATCGACATGAAACTGGTGCATAGGCGGCGGGTTTGGGGCGTGGCCGCACGGCGGCGGTGCACACTCGATCCCTTCGATTGCCTCTTATACAGAGGGCAAACCCTAGGGCATCGCCCGCTCTCTCAATCCTGTCCAGTTGGACAGGTTGTAGACGATTAAGCCCGCCAAATCAACACCTTTCGTACGGTAGGAAACGTAGCGAGAAGCGTGCCATTGCACTGCAGCACGCATTTTGCGACGGCCTCGATTGCGCGTGTCCGTCCGCGCTCAAACGACTAGAATGAAGCGCGACGCGGCACACATGCCGATGAAGGCCAACATGAGAGACAACAGCGTGGCTGCCGACATCACGGAAAACGACGAGACACTGGACGAAACGCGCGCACCTTTGCGGCGGCGCAAGGCGCATATTCGCGAGTCGAATGAAGCGCATTTATTGGCGTGCGCCGAAGCGGTTTTCGCAGAGCGAGGACTCGACGGAACCAGCACGGCGATGATCGCGGAACGCGCAGGCTTACCGAAAGCTAACCTGCATTACTACTTCCCGACAAAACTCGCGTTGTACCGGCGTGTGCTGGAAGACCTGTTCGAAGACTGGCACCGCGCGGCGGATACGTTCGAATGCAGCGACGATCCTGTCGAAGCGATCGGCGGATACGTACGCGCGAAAATGGAGTTGTCGCGCCGCCGGCCATTAGGTTCGAAGGTATGGGCGAGCGAGATCATCCACGGCGCGGAGCATATGGAGGACATTCTCACGGGGCGCGTGAAGCCGTGGCTGGACAGCAGGGTGAAGGTCATCGACGACTGGATCGCACGCGGGCTGCTGGCGCCGGTCAACGCACAAACTCTGATGTACATGATCTGGGCGACTACCCAGCACTACGCCGACTTCGACGCGCAGATTCGCGCGCTCAAAGGCAAGCGCGCGCTGACGCAGAAAGCGTTCGAAGCGACGACGGAGGAAGTCGTGCAGTTGGTGATTCGGGCGTGTGGGGCGGTGTCGCCGGCGCAAGGCAAAGGATCAGTCGATCAATGACTATATCCATCTAGTCATTTTTGAGTACAATAGTGACTATAGGCACATGACTATAGGAGCTATCATGCAAGGCAATCTGGTATCGAAGTCTGAATTCAAGGCCAAGGCGCTCGAATTGTTCCGGCAAGTGGAGGCGTCCGGCGAAAGCTTGATTGTCACCGACCACGGCAAGCCAGCGCTTGAAGTGCGGCCCTATCGCGGCGTAGAACGCAGTCCACTAGACGTGCTACGCGGCTCAGTCGTGCGTTACGACAACCCTACCACTCCCGTTGGAGAAGACGACTGGGAGGCGGCGCAGTGATCGTTCTGGACACCCATACTCTGGTCTGGTGGGTCACCGGCGATTCGACGTTAAGCAAGAAAGCAAAAACTGCCATCGGGCACGAAATGGCCGGCGGGGAAATCGTCGTGTCGGCTATTTCCGCATGGGAAATAGCCATGCTGGTGGAGCGAGAGAGGCTCTTACTCTCGATGGATGTCAGCAGTTGGCTCGCCACCGTCTCGGCAATCGAAGCTGTACGCTTTATACCTGTCGATGTGGAAATCGCAACGAAGTCCGTCGATCTTCCCGGTGAGTTCCATAAGGACCCAGCCGACAGGATGATCGTGGCAACCGCACGCAAGTTTGCCGTACCGCTAGTGACAAAAGACGAAAAAATTCGCGCGTATCCGCACGTCAAAACGATCTGGTAAAAGCCGCTTGGCCCGCAAAGCATGCGGGCCCACTCTCGGCCGGACGCTAGCCGATCAATACGTCTCCAGATGCAACCGCCCTTCCCGCTTCAACTTCGTCCACAACGCTTCCCAGTCGAGCTGGTGCTGTTCGCCGATATCCTTCAGCGCCTGCAGCACGCCGTCTTCCATACCCTTCAACCCGCACACGTAGATATGCGTGTTGTCGTCCTTGAGCATGTGCGCGACGTCGGCCGCGCGCTCGCGCATCGCGTCCTGCACATAGCGCCTGGGCTGCCCCGGCGTGCGCGAAAACGCCAGATTCGTGTCGATGAAATCCTTCGGCAGATTCGTCAGCGGCCCGAAGTACGGCAACTCTTCTTTCGTACGCGCGCCGAAGAACAGCATCAGCTTGCCAGTTGCGCCTTTCAGACGACGCCGCCTGCGATACTCGGTCATCGCGCGCATCGGCGCTGAACCGGTGCCCGTGCAAATCATCAGCAGATGCGAGTTCGGATGATTCGGCATCAGGAAGGTGCCACCGAACGGGCCGATCACGCTCACCACGTCACCCTTCTTCAGATCGCACAGATAATTCGAGCAGATCCCATCGAGCGCGTCGCCGTGCTGCTGGGAAACGCGCTTCACGGTGAGAGACACGTTGTTATAGCCGGGCCGTTCGCCGTCGCGCGGGCTCGCGATGGAGTACTGCCGCGCGTGATGCGTGCGGCCGTCCGCGGTCGCTCCCGGCGGCAGGATACCGATCGACTGGCCCTCCAGCACAGGGAAAGGCATCGAACCGAAATCGAGCACGATGTGATGGATGTCGCTATCGGTCGAACCGTCGGTGAGCCGGTAGTTGCCGACCACCGTCGCGGCAGTCGGCGCCTTGTGCGTGTAG is a window of Paraburkholderia phytofirmans OLGA172 DNA encoding:
- a CDS encoding Zn-dependent hydrolase, whose protein sequence is MNAVSEALKQAEPATSIRVDGKRLWDSLMTMAKIGATPKGGVCRLALTDLDKQGRDLIVSWAKEAGCTVSVDQMGNVFMRRAGRNPDALPVMTGSHADSQPTGGRFDGIYGVLGGLEVIRSLNDHGIETEHPVEVVIWTNEEGSRFAPAMVASGVFAGVFTLDYGLSRKDVDGKTIGEELKRIGYAGDLPCGGRPLHAAFELHIEQGPILEAEQKTIGVVTDAQGQRWYEITLTGQEAHAGPTPMPRRRDALLGAARVVDLVNRIGLDNAPFGCATVGMMQVYPNSRNVIPGRVFFTVDFRHPDDAVLAKMDAALRQGVADIAGGIGLETELEQIFYYAPVAFDEACVKSVRAAAERFGYSHRNMVSGAGHDACYLSQVAPTSMVFVPCVDGISHNEIEDATFEWIEAGANVLLHAMLGRACEPVS
- a CDS encoding TetR/AcrR family transcriptional regulator — protein: MKRDAAHMPMKANMRDNSVAADITENDETLDETRAPLRRRKAHIRESNEAHLLACAEAVFAERGLDGTSTAMIAERAGLPKANLHYYFPTKLALYRRVLEDLFEDWHRAADTFECSDDPVEAIGGYVRAKMELSRRRPLGSKVWASEIIHGAEHMEDILTGRVKPWLDSRVKVIDDWIARGLLAPVNAQTLMYMIWATTQHYADFDAQIRALKGKRALTQKAFEATTEEVVQLVIRACGAVSPAQGKGSVDQ
- a CDS encoding type II toxin-antitoxin system Phd/YefM family antitoxin, translating into MQGNLVSKSEFKAKALELFRQVEASGESLIVTDHGKPALEVRPYRGVERSPLDVLRGSVVRYDNPTTPVGEDDWEAAQ
- a CDS encoding type II toxin-antitoxin system VapC family toxin produces the protein MIVLDTHTLVWWVTGDSTLSKKAKTAIGHEMAGGEIVVSAISAWEIAMLVERERLLLSMDVSSWLATVSAIEAVRFIPVDVEIATKSVDLPGEFHKDPADRMIVATARKFAVPLVTKDEKIRAYPHVKTIW
- the boxA gene encoding benzoyl-CoA 2,3-epoxidase subunit BoxA, which produces MNGPVSIEVLRQHLIDPEICIRCNTCEETCPVDAITHDENNYVVKADVCNGCMACVPPCPTGAIDNWRTVLKADAYSIDEQFKWDVLPEQNTMAVPAAEDESVAAGASGDAPTDASGIEVDTVRGSVVPPWSAAKPYVNLYTHKAPTAATVVGNYRLTDGSTDSDIHHIVLDFGSMPFPVLEGQSIGILPPGATADGRTHHARQYSIASPRDGERPGYNNVSLTVKRVSQQHGDALDGICSNYLCDLKKGDVVSVIGPFGGTFLMPNHPNSHLLMICTGTGSAPMRAMTEYRRRRRLKGATGKLMLFFGARTKEELPYFGPLTNLPKDFIDTNLAFSRTPGQPRRYVQDAMRERAADVAHMLKDDNTHIYVCGLKGMEDGVLQALKDIGEQHQLDWEALWTKLKREGRLHLETY